A window of Methanobrevibacter sp. genomic DNA:
CAGATTCCCTGGTACCGCATATAAATATAAAAACGGTGAAAAAGCTGTTAGCGAATTGGCCAGGAAAGTATCAGAATCTGTAAAGCAAGTAAATTCAAGTATGGTAGTATCCTGTTCTGTGATGGGTGAAAGTCTCTACAGCAATTCATATTATTACGGACAGAATCTTACCAAGCTATCCCAATATGTTGATGTTATAGTTCCTATGCTTTACAAGGGAAATTATGGTCAAAGCAGTTCATGGATTAAAACACAAACTGCAAGCTATGTCAAAGCCGTCGGTTCAAATGCTAAGATATGGGTAGGACTTCAATCCTACAAAAGCGATGATGATTTGACTAAACTGTCCATATCTGCATTAAGCCAAGATGCGGCAAATGCAATAAAAGGAGGAGCTAATGGAATTGCCTTATTCAGGTATGGATTGACTAATTTCATTAACATGACCAGAATAATTGCATAAAATTTTTTTCAAGTAGCTATTAGCTACTATTTCTTTTTTTATTTTTTTTCTAATGGTTTTTAATGAAATTTTTAATTTTTTCTATTTTATTTATAGTGGATATTTTAATTTTTTTCTGCTTTTTTATAATTTTTTTTATGAATTCATTGATTTTTTTTCAATATTTTTCAATGATTTTTTTATTTTTCATTAATTCGCTTCTTTTGCTTCAAAAATGGATTATTTTGACTTATTTTTTCTATAAATCATTTTATATCATTATTTTCTTAAATAAATAAATGCCATATCATGACTTTATTTTTTATGAACGCTTTTTAAATGATATTTAAAAAAGTTGGATAATGATTAATTTTATACATTATAAACAATTTTCCAATCTTTATTTTAAAAAAGCAAAAAGTTAAAAGAGTCTCATTTTAGCCTTATTTTGGGATTTTAAGCCCTAAAATTCATTAACCTTTATATATGTTGAAAAATAAATTTATATATAGGAATATTTTCTAAATTAAAGACTTATTATGATTAACACTTTTAATTTTTTTAAAATATTTGTCAATTGTATGAATGGAGGTGTTAAGATTACGAAGAGAATGACAATACCGGTATTGTTGTTGATATTCACAATATTAAGTATTTCTTCGGTATCGGCAAATGATGCTGATAACAATATTGCAATTGATGAAAACAATTTGAATTATGCATCTAATGTGAATTCCTTGCAAAATTTATTAAATAATCAATTAAGTTCAAATGATTGTTCTTTTGAACAAAGCAGTGATTCTTCATCAGAACATGCGGATAATGAGGACAGCATTTGTGAGGAATTCTTAGAAACAGATTCTGATAGTGAAACCGATGAAGGGGATTTGGATCCTTCTTCGGATAATTCAGATAATGATGATGAATTAAATCAAAGCCAGTTGACCATTGTCAATTCCACTATCGTATATGGCAAGAATCTGGAACTGATTTTAAGTTCAAATGATGCCGCATTAGCTGGTGAAAATCTAATCTTGGAAATTAACGGCACTAATCATACTCTCATAAGCGATTCAACAGGAAAAGCATGCTATCAGATATCCTTATTGCCTGGAAGTTATGATATTTCTGTGTATTACCTGGGAAATGAGTTGTATGCCCCGTCTAATAAAACGTTCACACTGAATGTTTTAAATATTGCTTCAAGCTTTACAGTATCAAGTGCCAAGGTAATGAATGGATACTATCTTTATGTTTATCTAAATGATGCAGATGGCAATCCAATAAATGGGGAGAATATAACACTTGATATTGCTTCCAGCAAATATACTGCCAAGACTTCCAATGGAAAAGCAGGTTTTAAAATCAAACTGGATCCTGGGAAATACTCTGCAAAGTTGTCATATGTTGGAAACAGCATTTATTCTCCTTCAAGCAATGCATTTACATTGAATGTGGTGAAAAATCAGCCTAGTTTCAAATACGGCAAGAAGGTCCAGAGACTGAATTACCTGTATGTGTATTTAAGGGATGGTGCTGGAAAAGCCATCTCTGGAAAAAAGGTCACTATTAAAATAGGAAGCAAGAAGTATTCCAAGACTACTAATTCAAAGGGCAGAGTCTCATTGAAAATTTCAAAACCTTGTGGAAAGTATGTTGTCAAATTAAAATATGCTGGAAACAGCATATATTCCAAAGCCTATAAGAAATATACTCTTAAAGTCATAAAAAACAAGGCATATTTCGAGGCGGGCTCTTCTATTTCAGCACTCAGCTATTTCAAAGCTTATCTTAAGAACAATGCAGGAAAAGCCATTAAAAATAAGAAAGTTACCATTAAAGTAGGGAGCAAAAAATACACTCGCACTACAAATTCCAATGGTAGAATAACTTATTATATCAAGGCTCCGGGAACTTACAAAATCAGACTGTATTATTATGGAAACAGCTATTATGCATATACATATAAATATGTCAAGCTCAAGGTGACAAAGAGGGCAACCAAAGTTTATCCAAAAACTCAAACAGTCCTTAAAGGATCCTATTTGAGAGTTTACCTAAAAGATTCCTCAAACAAGGCTATCAAAGACCAGAAGGTTTCAATTACTGTAAATGGCAAGACCTATGATAAAATCACAAACTCCAAAGGTCTGACTAGTTTAAAGATTTCCTTGAAAAAGGGTTCCTATAATGTGACTCTCAAATATGCTGGAAATAAGTATTATAAATCATCCAGCAAAACATTTAATATGGAAGTAATTCTAGGTTCAGGACTCAAGATCTCTAAAAAGACCATTGTTCTGGATTCAGATCTTATTTACAACACGGCTAGGGATTTGAAGTTGTTGAATGATATGGCTTCTCTTCTTCGGGCTAAAGGCTACAAAGTCATTGTCAATTCCAAAATCGGACCTAACACACACAATAATGATGTCATGAATTATGAAGATGTGTGTGTATTCAGTATTTATGGAGGCGTTGATAGTGGAATGTTTGTAGATAAGGCTTCCAACTGGTTCCAATACTATTTAGACCATAATGATAATCAAATAGTATTAGGTTTCCTTTCTCCGCCCGTAACTAAGGATCTGGCTACTTTGAATTGGCTTGAAAGGGCACATGATGATGATTACAGTCCTGAAAATTTCACAGGTTTGGCAAATCCCGGACTTTATATTAATGAAGAAGTTGGGGCCAACTATGTTTATGGATCCAATGCGGCTCAATTGGTAAATAATTTCCTAAATTATGCTGTAAATGGTAAAAGCATAGGCATAAGCGGA
This region includes:
- a CDS encoding Ig-like domain-containing protein; this translates as MNGGVKITKRMTIPVLLLIFTILSISSVSANDADNNIAIDENNLNYASNVNSLQNLLNNQLSSNDCSFEQSSDSSSEHADNEDSICEEFLETDSDSETDEGDLDPSSDNSDNDDELNQSQLTIVNSTIVYGKNLELILSSNDAALAGENLILEINGTNHTLISDSTGKACYQISLLPGSYDISVYYLGNELYAPSNKTFTLNVLNIASSFTVSSAKVMNGYYLYVYLNDADGNPINGENITLDIASSKYTAKTSNGKAGFKIKLDPGKYSAKLSYVGNSIYSPSSNAFTLNVVKNQPSFKYGKKVQRLNYLYVYLRDGAGKAISGKKVTIKIGSKKYSKTTNSKGRVSLKISKPCGKYVVKLKYAGNSIYSKAYKKYTLKVIKNKAYFEAGSSISALSYFKAYLKNNAGKAIKNKKVTIKVGSKKYTRTTNSNGRITYYIKAPGTYKIRLYYYGNSYYAYTYKYVKLKVTKRATKVYPKTQTVLKGSYLRVYLKDSSNKAIKDQKVSITVNGKTYDKITNSKGLTSLKISLKKGSYNVTLKYAGNKYYKSSSKTFNMEVILGSGLKISKKTIVLDSDLIYNTARDLKLLNDMASLLRAKGYKVIVNSKIGPNTHNNDVMNYEDVCVFSIYGGVDSGMFVDKASNWFQYYLDHNDNQIVLGFLSPPVTKDLATLNWLERAHDDDYSPENFTGLANPGLYINEEVGANYVYGSNAAQLVNNFLNYAVNGKSIGISGAS